A portion of the Carya illinoinensis cultivar Pawnee chromosome 11, C.illinoinensisPawnee_v1, whole genome shotgun sequence genome contains these proteins:
- the LOC122281553 gene encoding isoflavone reductase homolog yields MAAKSIKVLVVGGTGYFGRRIVTASLAHGHKTFVLQRPELGLDADKVQLLLSFKKQGAVLVEGSFSDHRSLVDAVKQVNVVICTISGVHFRSHNLLLQLKLVEAIKEAGNVKRFLPSEFGMDPARMGHALEPGRVSFDEKMTVRKAIEAAKIPYTYVVGACFAGYFVGSLSQMVTLFPPKEKVLIYGDGNTKVVYMDEDDIATYTIKTIDDPRTLNKTLYLRPPENILSQRELVEKWENLCGKKLEKISISADDFLASLKGMDFAGQVGVGHFYHIFYEGCLTNFEIGEEAGEEASKLYPDVKYSRVDELLKLYH; encoded by the exons ATGGCAGCAAAAAGCATTAAGGTTCTTGTTGTGGGAGGTACTGGGTATTTTGGGAGAAGGATCGTGACCGCAAGTTTAGCCCATGGCCACAAAACCTTTGTTCTTCAGCGGCCAGAGTTGGGGCTTGACGCCGACAAGGTACAATTGCTACTGTCTTTCAAGAAGCAAGGAGCCGTCCTCGTTGAAGGCTCCTTTTCCGATCACCGGAGCCTTGTCGATGCCGTCAAACAAGTTAATGTCGTCATTTGCACCATTTCCGGAGTGCATTTTCGGTCTCACAACCTTCTGCTGCAGCTCAAGCTTGTTGAGGCCATCAAGGAAGCAGGAAACGTAAAG CGGTTCTTGCCATCGGAGTTTGGAATGGATCCTGCACGGATGGGGCATGCACTTGAACCAGGAAGAGTgtcatttgatgaaaaaatgaCAGTGAGAAAAGCAATAGAGGCTGCTAAAATCCCCTACACTTATGTTGTTGGTGCCTGCTTTGCCGGTTACTTTGTTGGAAGCCTTTCTCAAATGGTCACACTCTTTCCTCCAAAAGAAAAAGTGCTTATATATGGAGATGGCAACACTAAAG TGGTTTATATGGATGAAGATGACATCGCAACCTACACAATTAAGACAATAGATGATCCTCGAACCCTGAACAAAACCCTTTATCTTCGGCCACCTGAGAACATTCTCTCTCAAAGAGAACTGGTTGAAAAGTGGGAGAACCTTTGTGGAAAGAAACTCGAAAAGATTAGCATTTCAGCAGACGACTTCCTAGCCTCCTTGAAAG GAATGGACTTTGCTGGCCAGGTCGGAGTTGGGCATTTCTATCACATTTTCTATGAAGGATGTTTGACAAACTTTGAAATAGGGGAAGAGGCCGGAGAAGAAGCTTCAAAGCTCTATCCAGATGTGAAGTACAGCCGCGTGGATGAGCTTCTAAAGCTCTATCATTAA
- the LOC122281556 gene encoding isoflavone reductase homolog — MSCRPDMATKSIKVLVVGGTGYFGRRIVTASLAHGYKTFVLQRPELGLDADKVQLLLSFKKQGAILVEGSFSDHRSLVDAVKQVDVVICTMSGVHFRSHNLLLQLKLVEAIKEAGNVKRFLPSEFGMDPARMGHALEPGRVTFDEKMTVRKAIEAAKIPYTYVAGACFAGYFVGNLSQMVTLFPPKEKVLIYGDGNTKVVYMDEDDIATYTIKTIDDPRTLNKTVHLRPLENTLSQRELVEKWENLCGKKLEKISISADDFLASMKGMDFAGQVGVGHFYHIYYEGCLTNFEIGEEAGEEASKLYPDVKYIRVDELLKLYL; from the exons ATGAGCTGCAGGCCGGACATGGCAACAAAAAGCATTAAGGTTCTTGTTGTGGGAGGTACTGGGTATTTTGGGAGGAGGATCGTGACCGCAAGTTTAGCCCATGGCTACAAAACATTTGTTCTTCAGCGGCCAGAGTTGGGTCTTGACGCCGACAAGGTACAATTGCTACTGTCTTTCAAGAAGCAAGGAGCCATCCTCGTCGAAGGCTCCTTTTCCGATCACCGGAGCCTTGTCGATGCCGTCAAACAAGTTGACGTCGTCATTTGCACCATGTCCGGAGTTCATTTTCGGTCTCACAACCTATTGCTGCAGCTCAAGCTTGTTGAGGCCATCAAGGAAGCAGGAAACGTGAAG CGGTTCTTGCCATCGGAGTTTGGAATGGATCCTGCACGGATGGGGCATGCACTTGAACCAGGAAGAGTgacatttgatgaaaaaatgaCAGTGAGGAAAGCAATAGAGGCTGCTAAAATCCCCTACACTTATGTTGCTGGTGCCTGCTTTGCCGGTTACTTTGTTGGAAACCTTTCTCAAATGGTAACACTCTTTCCTCCAAAAGAAAAAGTGCTTATATATGGAGATGGCAACACTAAAG TGGTTTATATGGATGAAGATGACATCGCAACCTACACAATTAAGACAATAGATGATCCTCGAACCCTGAACAAAACCGTTCATCTTCGGCCACTTGAGAACACTCTCTCCCAAAGAGAACTGGTTGAAAAGTGGGAGAACCTTTGTGGAAAGAAACTCGAAAAGATTAGCATTTCAGCGGACGACTTCCTAGCCTCCATGAAAG GAATGGACTTTGCTGGCCAGGTAGGAGTTGGGCATTTCTATCACATTTACTATGAAGGTTGTTTGACAAACTTTGAAATAGGGGAAGAGGCCGGAGAAGAAGCTTCAAAGCTCTATCCAGATGTGAAGTACATTCGCGTGGACGAGCTTCTAAAGCTCTATCTATAA